The window TGTACAAACTTTGCTTGGTATAATAGAAACAAGTGATCAAAGTTGTGTATTCGAGGCACCTAAAGCGATACATTAGTTCCAAGTAAAATTAAAACAGAGAGCGTAGTACACCCTAGTTGTAGTAGAAGGAAAATAAGCATAGCCCTTAATTATCATCACATCTCGATGTCGTCGAGATCAGGCATGGGAAACCGAAGAACCGCGGCTATCCCCGTGAGCTGCTCGAGCTGGTTGCCGGAGACATGCATCGACGAAAGGACGCGGACGTTGCCACCGATCTTCTTCACCGATTCGGCCAGATCAACGCACTTGCGCCTAGCAGCAACGTCGGGGTTGCGGAACCAAGTGTCGGTGAGCAGGAGGGTCTGGATGGCGAGACGCTCATGCGCGACCTCGACGTGCTTGGGCCCGTAGCAAGCCCGCGCCGAGTCCTTGGCGATCATGGCGAAGAACTCCTGCAGCGCCGGCACCTCCTGCGCGGCCCTTGTGTCCTTTATCAGCGACATGacggtcggcgcggccaggacgtCCTTGAGGCTGTGTGGGTAACCTGAGGGCGCGAGCGCGAGCACGATGCGTGCCCTGTGCTCCTAGATCGCGTGCAATTCCCCTCGCCGCGCAGCCTCCAAGAGCATGTGGTCGCGGAACTGGTCCTTGGTGTAATGTTACAATAAAGTTTTTTGCCGATCAGTAGACCTCTACACAATTAAGGTGATAACTAATGCATCAGCTCTTTCAGTAAGCGATGAATAACAATTGCTTATCCTAGACTAAGAGGGtgtttggatacgttttagtcccatgactaaaagtaataggactaaaacttgctagcctcacccatgtttGGATAAAAATACTAAATAGACTAAAAtgtgttaatgagcatttattatcctccaaactctCCAATtccgaactcgcatgtgttaaaggagaggagttaaatgaggagagagaggactaatccacattttagtagggttccattaactaaaaaattttagtctcaagactagttctaacctctctttagtcaggggtgattggaactttagcctctaaaagagactagttttagtcagactaaaaatagtcccttgaatCCAAGCATGGCCTAAGTTTCTTCCGTGATGATAgacataataaatatgtcagacaACGCAGATTCACATGGAAGTTTGAAAACAATCTTTGGGTTCAGGCCGCTAGATTTTGCAGAGACTAGCATCTCGTACTTCTCAGGACACAATAGTTGAAAGCTTAATTGAATTGTGTGAAGGTATATCCGGTTGTCGTAAATGTATACAAGACTAGCATCTTGTACTTCCCtaatccataatgtagtgcatatatttTCGGAAATGTTAACGTCCACACGTGTGGGTGTTGATCATCTTAACCACACGCATCCATTACCGTTcagtactatatgcacgaatcttggcacaatctggctgattttctgtgccacgtaggacaaggcgtgtgtgtggtgtgtgacatagttcgctcacacatccgttttaccacacggaggggtcggtgtgtgggcgtttagcagttcacccacacaccagttttcagtcacgcacaagggctggtgtgtgggcatttgccatctcgcccacacgcccgtctcctctcccacacccaagctgctagttgccatgtgtttttgcagcgcacatggcaactgcccctagtgtgctttataagcaggtggcaactcactttttttacccgagttgccatgtatttttgcagggtacacgacaactgcctagtgtgcacgtaagcagatggcaactctcttttaccgagttgccatgtgtttttgcatggtacatggtgttggggaacgtagcagaaattcaaaattttcttacgagtcaccaagatccatctatggagaaactagcaacgaggggaaggagagtgcatctacatacccttgtagatcgctaagcggaagcgttcaagagaacggggttgaaggagtcgtactcgtcgtgatccaaatcaccggagatcctagtgccgaacggacggcacctccgcgttcaacacacgtacagcccggtgacgtctcccatgccttgatccagcaaggagagagggagaggttgaggaagactccatccagcagcagcacgatggcgtggtggtggtggaggagcgtggcaatcctgcagtgcttcgccaagcaccgcgggagaggagcaggacttgggagagggggagggctgcgccagaacttcgtgtgaagctcccatgcgccttcccactatatataggggtggaggggatggtttcttgccctccaagtccattggagcgttggcaaaggtgggagaaaagaaatcccatcatttccttccccaccgattgttatcccccctttttagggatcttgatcttatcccttcgggatatgatcttattccttctaaggggggatcttggtgcgccttgaccagggatgtggggccttgcccccactacccacgttcatgtgggtccccccatgcaggtgggccccacttcggaaccttctagaaccttcccggtacaataccgaaaaatcctcaacattttccggtggccaaaataggactttccatatataaatctttacctccggaccattccggaactcctcgcgacgtccaggatctcatccgggactccgaacaacattcggtaaccacatacaaacttcctttataaccctagcatcatcgaaccttaagtgtgtagaccctacgggttcgggaaccatgcagacatgaccgagacgttctccggtcaataaccaacagcgggatctggatacccatgttggctcccacatgtccacgatgatctcatcggatgaaccacgatgtcaaggactcaatagatcccgtattcaattccctttgtccggtggtattatacttgcccgagattcgatcgtcgatatgccgataccttgttcaatctcgttaccgacaagtctctttactcgttcggtaacacatcatcccgtgatcaaccctttgatcacattgtgcacattatgatgatgtcctaccgagtgggcccagagatacctctccgtcacacggagtgacaaatcccagtctcgattcgtgccaacccaacagacactttcagagatacctgtagtgcacctttatagccacccagttacgttgtgacgtttggtacacccaaagcattcctatggtatctgggagttgcacaatctcatggtctaaggaaatgatacttgacattagtaaagctttagcatatgaactacacgatctttagtgctaggcttaggattgggtcttgtccatcacatcattctcctaatgatgtgatcccgttatcaacgacatccaatgtccatggtcaggaaaccgtaaccatctattgattaacgagctagtcaactagaggcttactagggacatggtgttgtctatgtatccacacatgtatctgagtttcctatcaatacaattatagcatggataataaacgattatcatgaacaaggaaatataataataactaatttattattgcctctagggcatatttccaacagtctcccacttgcactagaatcaataatctagttcacatcgccatgtgattaacactcacaggtcacatcgccatgtgaccaacatccaaagagtttactagtgtcattaaactagttcacatcatcatgtgattaagactcaatgagttttaggatttgatcatgtttcgcttgtgagagaggttttagtcaatgggtctgcaacattcagatccgtatgtacttcgcaaatctctaggtcatattgtaaatgctgcttccacgcttcacttggagctattccaaatggttgctccactatacgtatccgttttgctactcagag is drawn from Triticum dicoccoides isolate Atlit2015 ecotype Zavitan chromosome 6B, WEW_v2.0, whole genome shotgun sequence and contains these coding sequences:
- the LOC119321413 gene encoding protein PELOTA 2-like; the encoded protein is MGYPHSLKDVLAAPTVMSLIKDTRAAQEVPALQEFFAMIAKDSARACYGPKHVEVAHERLAIQTLLLTDTWFRNPDVAARRKCVDLAESVKKIGGNVRVLSSMHVSGNQLEQLTGIAAVLRFPMPDLDDIEM